One genomic region from Stackebrandtia nassauensis DSM 44728 encodes:
- the eccB gene encoding type VII secretion protein EccB: MRTRKELVEAYLFVTRRIISSMMSTNPDALELPMRRSRYSVLGGILLALLIFAGFWVVGMFIPAGKDTWKKEGTIILDTDTGTTYVYMREVLFPVKNMASAKLIAAEEGVTEVGSVDLKGVDRGWELGIQDAPASIPDPQSLVGMPWQVCSARDAYDKTERVSHVVVSASPADAAIGKKALIVTTGKDMYLLWNNMRHHVKDDAALVALGMEPSDAVPVSPVFVSAVNTGPDLVAPKIKKNGKSAGKVDGVKRDYGEFFTVGDQDYVLTPDGFAPVGEVTTALLTEGEAPGPALTPASVIEKFGTTEIEPPGFPQAVPKMESAESDAVVCAVAKDDEKVTLAVHTDPPKAILDPKVFNPVNEYDETDTADHFWLPGGKGALVREVGSPGAQDGTVYLLTDQGAKYALADDAASRLGFREVKPTPVPASLVALVPTGPALDPETVRQQVPFEIK, translated from the coding sequence ATGAGAACCCGCAAGGAACTTGTCGAGGCGTACCTGTTCGTCACGCGGCGCATCATCTCGTCGATGATGTCGACCAACCCCGACGCGCTGGAGCTGCCGATGCGGCGCAGCCGGTACTCGGTGCTGGGCGGCATCCTGCTCGCGCTGCTGATCTTCGCGGGCTTCTGGGTGGTCGGGATGTTCATTCCCGCCGGTAAGGACACCTGGAAGAAGGAAGGCACGATCATCCTGGACACCGACACCGGGACCACCTACGTGTACATGCGCGAGGTGCTGTTCCCGGTGAAGAACATGGCCTCGGCCAAGCTCATCGCGGCCGAGGAGGGTGTCACCGAGGTCGGCAGCGTCGACCTCAAGGGCGTCGACCGCGGTTGGGAACTGGGCATTCAGGACGCCCCGGCCTCCATTCCGGACCCACAGTCGCTTGTGGGCATGCCCTGGCAGGTGTGCAGCGCCCGCGACGCCTACGACAAGACCGAGCGGGTCAGCCACGTCGTCGTCTCCGCCTCCCCCGCCGACGCCGCCATCGGCAAGAAGGCGCTGATCGTCACGACCGGCAAGGACATGTACCTACTGTGGAACAACATGCGGCATCACGTGAAGGACGACGCCGCGCTCGTCGCGCTGGGCATGGAGCCCTCCGACGCGGTGCCGGTCAGTCCGGTCTTCGTCAGCGCCGTCAACACTGGCCCGGATCTGGTGGCCCCCAAGATAAAGAAGAACGGCAAGAGCGCCGGTAAGGTCGACGGCGTCAAAAGGGACTATGGCGAGTTCTTCACCGTCGGCGACCAGGACTACGTCCTGACCCCGGACGGCTTCGCGCCGGTCGGCGAGGTCACCACGGCGCTGCTGACCGAGGGCGAGGCGCCCGGCCCCGCCCTGACCCCCGCCTCGGTCATCGAGAAGTTCGGGACCACCGAGATCGAACCGCCCGGCTTCCCGCAGGCGGTGCCCAAGATGGAGTCCGCCGAGTCGGACGCGGTGGTGTGCGCGGTGGCCAAGGACGACGAGAAGGTCACCCTCGCCGTCCACACCGACCCGCCCAAGGCGATCCTCGACCCCAAGGTCTTCAATCCGGTCAACGAATACGACGAGACCGACACCGCCGACCACTTCTGGCTGCCCGGCGGCAAGGGCGCCCTGGTGCGCGAGGTCGGCTCCCCCGGCGCCCAGGACGGCACCGTCTACCTGCTGACCGACCAGGGCGCCAAGTACGCGCTGGCCGACGACGCCGCGTCCCGGCTGGGCTTCCGCGAGGTGAAGCCGACCCCGGTCCCCGCCTCTCTTGTGGCGCTGGTGCCCACCGGTCCGGCCCTGGATCCCGAGACCGTGCGGCAGCAGGTTCCCTTCGAGATCAAGTGA
- a CDS encoding type VII secretion protein EccE — MTTIGLATRRSGLGLGPVRMAQLIVCEVAAAVAFLSWMFPTPTPYIVSGVALLVVITVVVLSIRGLGYTLLMSLRNYKLRRGYEATIEGVGALSALAPGLRIVGVVERDTEYGVAFDGTGWFTGIALRHDDPTSPGGLDAGSLGVITSVLNDPGAAVSGIQLVNHLVPAPSAEVAPQSPCTRSYVELLGDDPVVSHQMTWLAVRLDIPTAARTAAARGGRSIGARRAVAAMTMRVAKRLTDAGVKHRILGPDSLRVALTHSVSGESVSAAMVQQAGERWDLWRLGMLAQVNFGVEGRISDIDKLRRLWISMAVLSTSFVTIATTFHPPEDTRGEGVWLRSMLRVAYDEELNADVPTELEDAAAQCGVRVWRCNGRQASATYASAPTGGAFPR; from the coding sequence ATGACTACGATCGGGCTCGCCACACGGCGCTCAGGCCTGGGACTGGGTCCGGTCCGAATGGCACAGCTGATCGTGTGCGAAGTGGCCGCCGCGGTGGCGTTCCTGTCGTGGATGTTCCCGACACCGACGCCCTACATCGTCTCCGGCGTCGCCCTGTTGGTCGTCATAACCGTTGTGGTGCTGAGCATCCGGGGCCTGGGCTACACGCTGCTGATGTCGCTGCGGAACTACAAACTGCGCCGCGGCTACGAGGCCACCATCGAGGGCGTCGGCGCCCTCAGCGCGCTGGCCCCCGGGCTGCGGATCGTCGGCGTCGTCGAACGCGACACCGAGTACGGGGTGGCCTTCGACGGCACCGGCTGGTTCACCGGGATCGCGCTGCGGCACGACGACCCCACCAGCCCCGGCGGCCTGGACGCCGGTTCGCTGGGCGTGATCACCAGCGTCCTCAATGACCCCGGCGCGGCCGTCAGCGGCATCCAGCTCGTCAACCACCTGGTGCCCGCGCCCAGCGCCGAGGTCGCACCACAGTCACCTTGCACCCGTTCGTATGTGGAGCTTCTGGGCGACGACCCGGTCGTGTCGCACCAGATGACGTGGCTGGCGGTACGGCTCGACATCCCCACCGCCGCCCGCACCGCCGCCGCGCGGGGCGGCCGGTCGATCGGCGCCCGTCGCGCCGTGGCCGCGATGACGATGCGGGTCGCCAAACGCCTGACCGACGCCGGCGTCAAGCACCGGATCCTGGGGCCCGACAGCCTGCGCGTCGCACTGACCCACTCGGTCTCGGGGGAGTCCGTCTCGGCGGCCATGGTCCAGCAGGCCGGGGAGCGCTGGGACCTGTGGCGGCTGGGAATGCTCGCACAGGTCAACTTCGGTGTCGAGGGAAGGATCTCCGACATCGACAAGCTTCGTCGACTGTGGATCTCGATGGCGGTGCTGTCCACCTCCTTCGTGACCATCGCGACGACCTTTCATCCGCCCGAGGACACCCGGGGCGAGGGCGTGTGGCTGCGCTCGATGCTGCGGGTGGCCTACGACGAGGAACTGAACGCAGACGTACCGACCGAGCTTGAGGACGCCGCGGCTCAATGCGGCGTGCGGGTATGGCGTTGCAACGGTAGGCAGGCCTCGGCCACCTACGCGTCCGCCCCGACCGGAGGCGCCTTCCCCCGTTGA
- the eccD gene encoding type VII secretion integral membrane protein EccD produces MATTDTALCRVTIVAPHTRMDVALPAQVPLVELQTELLVHAASGPDGEYFVDDGIGVGGWALARLGEPALDAELSCAELGIIDGEELFFRPVEDAVPGIIFDDVVDAVSVAGVRRSGVWDSDASRKFGLAAAAAALLGAIGVAGYVGTVLAGTLVLIAGVVSLAAAWALERAFERTRPATLLGAMGVACGLFGGIILLSQERPLEDLGAPQFLAGGSVMAIFALLASLAVERAMPLFHSVILAGIGLILATATCTWLPVEQPAAAATLAAIFLLVIPALPMLSYRLAQLPIPEVPSSTDELRRETPPPDDAASDLALVRSDRADEFMSGLLTACSVVVGGCAMVLGLTVTGQVLPSLIMSGLFSAWLLLKSRYFRSIGQRLPLLIGGFLGPAALAYTGATALGPNARLLVVGASLTVLTILLLVHALAITGRKISPVWGRVGDVVQMLIGVAMVPMTLWVWGAYWWIRTI; encoded by the coding sequence ATGGCCACGACCGACACCGCTTTGTGCCGGGTCACCATCGTCGCCCCACACACCCGCATGGATGTGGCGCTGCCTGCCCAGGTTCCGCTGGTGGAACTGCAAACCGAGTTGCTAGTGCACGCGGCTTCGGGTCCGGACGGTGAATATTTCGTGGACGACGGCATCGGTGTGGGCGGCTGGGCGCTGGCGCGCCTCGGCGAGCCCGCGCTCGACGCCGAACTGTCCTGCGCCGAACTCGGCATCATCGACGGCGAGGAGCTGTTCTTCCGGCCGGTCGAGGACGCCGTGCCGGGCATCATCTTCGACGACGTCGTCGACGCGGTCTCCGTCGCGGGCGTGAGGCGTTCGGGCGTATGGGATTCCGACGCCAGCCGCAAGTTCGGGCTCGCCGCCGCCGCGGCCGCGCTGCTGGGCGCGATCGGCGTCGCCGGGTACGTCGGGACGGTGCTGGCCGGGACGCTGGTGCTCATCGCCGGGGTGGTCTCGCTGGCGGCGGCCTGGGCCCTGGAGCGCGCCTTCGAGCGCACCCGGCCCGCGACGCTGCTGGGCGCCATGGGCGTCGCCTGTGGACTATTCGGTGGCATCATCCTGCTCTCTCAGGAACGGCCGCTCGAGGATCTCGGCGCGCCACAGTTTCTGGCCGGGGGCAGTGTCATGGCGATCTTCGCGCTGTTGGCCTCGCTGGCCGTCGAACGCGCGATGCCGCTGTTCCACTCGGTCATCCTGGCGGGCATCGGCCTGATACTGGCCACCGCCACCTGCACCTGGCTGCCGGTGGAGCAACCGGCGGCGGCCGCGACGCTGGCCGCGATCTTCCTGCTGGTGATCCCGGCGCTGCCGATGCTGTCCTACCGGCTGGCCCAACTGCCGATCCCGGAGGTGCCCTCCAGCACCGACGAACTGCGGCGTGAGACGCCGCCGCCCGACGACGCCGCCAGCGACCTGGCGCTGGTCCGCAGCGACCGCGCCGACGAGTTCATGTCGGGCCTGCTGACGGCCTGCTCGGTCGTCGTGGGCGGCTGCGCCATGGTTCTCGGCCTCACGGTGACCGGGCAAGTGCTTCCCTCTCTGATCATGTCCGGGCTGTTCTCGGCCTGGCTGCTGCTGAAATCCCGGTACTTCCGCAGCATCGGCCAGCGGCTGCCGCTGCTGATCGGCGGTTTCCTCGGCCCGGCCGCCCTGGCCTACACCGGAGCGACGGCGCTGGGGCCGAACGCCCGGCTGCTGGTCGTGGGGGCCAGCCTGACGGTGTTGACGATCCTGCTGCTGGTCCACGCGCTGGCGATCACCGGCCGCAAGATCTCCCCGGTGTGGGGCCGGGTCGGCGACGTCGTTCAGATGCTGATCGGTGTCGCCATGGTCCCGATGACCCTGTGGGTGTGGGGCGCCTACTGGTGGATTCGCACGATCTGA
- a CDS encoding type VII secretion protein EccC, translated as MGTVTFRRQRRVPGPELPAGELKVKAPPELPQPQQRNLTQVLMMLPMVLMMGAMVLMMMGRFGRVGNNPGGNGIMSSPFIIIGGMFGLAMLAMVGVAFMGGRGENRQKLLSERRDYMRYLGQCRRQVRRAADQQRSAMLWRHPRHQSLWNYVHSRRMWERRPVDDDFAEVRLAVGKQRLAVQLATEETKTLEDLEPMSAIALRRFVKAQSTVRDIPMALQLRSFRRLSVRGDNTAAHDLVRAMLGELAVFHSPEDVIIAAVVDPSRRRDWDWLKWLPHNMHFDEDDAAGPRRLVVGSFTELETMLDSILEDRSRVISDAATVHEGAHIVVVNDGVEVSAAPRLSGQGLSGTTVIEFEPELPKRMMPWFLALDVTRESVSMRYMDTVTPMGKPDGLSVRAASALARHLSRYRLAEPSAEVEPLAVSMELPDLLGIGDAGAFSPRRVWNPHKPNAQRLHVPVGLDPDGNKILLDFKEAAQGGMGPHGLIIGATGSGKSEMLRTIVLALACTHSSEELNFVLVDFKGGATFATLDRLPHTSAVITNLADELPLVDRMADAINGELVRRQELLRAAGNYVSQRDYERERRAGAALAPMPSLMIICDEFSELLSAQPDFINLFVQIGRVGRSLGVHLLLASQRLEEGRLKGLDSHLSYRIGLRTFSATESRIVLGVTDAYELPQAPGHGYLKIDQDTMLRFRSSYVSGAYKSRVRTKGRDRPTLELNPQIIPYSVNYHKPARAAISSHPEPLAPKPKEASDSTDTESVKNTLMDVLTRRIAGQGPPAHQVWLPPLDDPPSLDKLFSRLEVSEERGLHAPDWPQGTLNVPIGYIDKPFEQRRDLLAVDLSGAGGNFTAVGGTQSGKSTVLRAVLGSLALTHTPDQVQFYGIDLGGGSLRALSDLPHMGGMGHRQRPDAVRRILAQALQVISDRERRFGDLGIDNVGDYRRMRATGEVDDPLGDVFVVIDGWAAFKDDFYEQMDQVFSIAQRGLAYGVHTMISANRWTDMRPPLRDLMVSRVELKLGDAIDSEIDRKIAKNVPDRAPGRGIVEGGFQILSAVPRIDGKSSAEDLVTGVSKFVERSRKTWKHKPAEVLRMLPREVKPDEIPTWEDGQPLAIGINESRLEPVMLDLDNSPHLMIFGDAECGKTNLLRLIVKQLRQSQAEKPPKFVVVDYRRTMLGEIDDEVLISYSAGPTEAAKELVECVGALQQRLPGPNVTPEQLRARDWWTGSDVYFLIDDYDLVMSQKPNAVRALLPLLPQARDIGVHVVITRRMGGASRAMMDPVLQSLRDLQAPGLLMSGSPSEGSVLGGRVKPMPQPPGRGILMSRDGKDLIQTALSPSKFA; from the coding sequence ATGGGTACGGTGACTTTCCGGCGGCAGCGACGCGTCCCCGGACCAGAGCTGCCCGCCGGCGAGCTGAAGGTGAAGGCGCCGCCCGAACTGCCGCAGCCGCAGCAGCGCAACCTGACTCAGGTACTCATGATGTTGCCGATGGTGCTCATGATGGGCGCGATGGTCCTGATGATGATGGGACGGTTCGGCCGCGTCGGCAACAACCCCGGCGGCAACGGCATCATGTCCAGCCCGTTCATCATCATCGGCGGCATGTTCGGTCTGGCAATGCTGGCGATGGTCGGTGTCGCGTTCATGGGTGGCCGGGGCGAGAACCGGCAGAAGCTGCTCAGCGAACGCCGCGACTACATGCGCTACCTGGGACAGTGCCGTCGCCAGGTGCGCCGCGCCGCCGACCAGCAGCGCTCGGCGATGCTGTGGCGCCACCCGAGGCACCAGTCACTGTGGAACTATGTCCACTCGCGACGGATGTGGGAGCGTCGCCCCGTCGACGACGACTTCGCCGAGGTCCGGCTCGCGGTCGGCAAACAGCGGCTGGCCGTCCAGCTGGCCACCGAGGAGACCAAGACGCTGGAGGACCTGGAACCGATGAGCGCCATCGCGTTGCGCCGGTTCGTCAAGGCCCAGTCCACCGTCCGCGACATCCCGATGGCCCTGCAACTGCGGTCGTTCCGACGGCTGAGCGTGCGCGGCGACAACACCGCCGCCCACGACCTGGTGCGCGCCATGCTGGGCGAGCTGGCGGTCTTCCACAGCCCCGAGGACGTCATCATCGCCGCCGTGGTCGACCCGTCCCGCCGCCGCGACTGGGACTGGCTGAAATGGCTGCCCCACAACATGCACTTCGACGAGGACGACGCCGCCGGTCCCCGCCGCCTGGTCGTCGGCTCCTTCACCGAACTGGAGACCATGCTCGACTCCATCCTGGAGGATCGCAGCCGGGTCATCTCCGACGCCGCCACCGTGCACGAGGGCGCCCACATCGTCGTCGTCAACGACGGCGTCGAGGTCTCCGCCGCCCCAAGGCTTTCCGGGCAGGGACTGTCGGGCACCACCGTCATCGAGTTCGAACCCGAACTGCCCAAGCGCATGATGCCCTGGTTCCTGGCGCTGGACGTCACCCGCGAGTCGGTGTCGATGCGCTACATGGACACCGTGACCCCGATGGGCAAACCCGACGGCCTCAGCGTCCGCGCGGCCTCGGCACTGGCCCGCCACCTGTCCCGCTACCGGCTGGCCGAACCCAGCGCCGAAGTGGAGCCGCTGGCCGTCTCCATGGAACTGCCCGACCTGCTGGGCATCGGCGACGCGGGCGCGTTCAGCCCCCGTCGAGTGTGGAACCCGCACAAGCCCAACGCGCAGCGCCTGCACGTCCCGGTCGGCCTCGACCCGGACGGCAACAAGATCCTGCTCGACTTCAAGGAGGCCGCCCAGGGCGGCATGGGCCCGCACGGGCTCATCATCGGCGCCACCGGTTCCGGAAAGTCGGAGATGCTGCGCACCATCGTGCTGGCACTGGCGTGCACGCACTCCTCCGAGGAACTCAACTTCGTCCTGGTCGACTTCAAGGGTGGCGCCACCTTCGCGACCCTGGACCGGCTGCCGCACACCAGTGCCGTCATCACCAACCTCGCCGACGAACTACCCCTGGTCGACCGGATGGCCGACGCCATCAACGGCGAACTCGTCCGACGCCAGGAACTGCTGCGCGCCGCCGGAAACTATGTCTCGCAACGAGACTACGAACGCGAACGCCGCGCCGGAGCCGCCCTGGCCCCGATGCCCAGCCTCATGATCATCTGCGACGAGTTCTCCGAACTGCTCAGCGCCCAACCCGACTTCATCAACCTGTTCGTCCAAATAGGGCGAGTCGGACGATCGCTGGGCGTCCACCTGCTCCTGGCCTCGCAGCGCCTGGAGGAGGGCCGCCTCAAGGGACTCGACTCGCACCTGTCCTACCGGATCGGTCTGCGCACCTTCTCGGCCACCGAGAGCCGCATCGTCCTGGGCGTCACCGACGCCTACGAACTCCCGCAGGCCCCGGGCCACGGTTACCTCAAGATCGACCAGGACACCATGCTCCGGTTCCGGAGCTCCTATGTGTCCGGAGCCTACAAGAGCCGGGTCCGCACCAAGGGCCGCGACCGGCCCACCCTGGAACTCAACCCGCAGATCATCCCCTACTCGGTCAACTACCACAAACCCGCCCGCGCCGCGATCAGCTCGCACCCGGAACCGTTGGCGCCCAAACCAAAGGAAGCCAGCGACTCGACCGACACCGAGTCGGTGAAGAACACCCTCATGGACGTCCTCACCCGGCGCATCGCCGGACAGGGCCCACCCGCCCACCAGGTCTGGCTGCCCCCACTGGACGATCCGCCCAGCCTCGACAAACTGTTCTCCCGCCTGGAGGTCAGCGAGGAACGCGGCCTGCACGCCCCCGACTGGCCCCAGGGCACCCTCAACGTCCCCATCGGATACATCGACAAACCCTTCGAACAGCGCCGCGACCTGCTCGCGGTCGACCTGTCCGGAGCGGGCGGCAACTTCACCGCCGTCGGCGGCACCCAGTCGGGCAAGAGCACCGTCCTGCGCGCCGTCCTGGGCTCGCTGGCCCTGACCCACACGCCCGACCAGGTGCAGTTCTACGGCATCGACCTGGGCGGCGGCTCACTGCGCGCCCTGTCCGACCTGCCCCACATGGGCGGCATGGGCCACCGGCAACGCCCCGACGCGGTCCGCCGCATCCTGGCCCAAGCGCTCCAGGTCATCTCCGACCGCGAACGCCGCTTCGGCGACCTGGGCATCGACAACGTCGGCGACTACCGCCGCATGCGCGCCACCGGCGAGGTCGACGACCCCCTCGGCGACGTCTTCGTCGTCATCGACGGCTGGGCCGCCTTCAAGGACGACTTCTACGAGCAGATGGACCAGGTCTTCTCCATCGCCCAACGCGGCCTCGCCTACGGCGTCCACACGATGATCAGCGCCAACCGCTGGACCGACATGCGCCCACCGCTGCGCGACCTCATGGTCTCCCGCGTCGAACTCAAACTGGGCGACGCGATCGACTCCGAGATCGACCGCAAGATCGCCAAGAACGTCCCCGACCGCGCACCGGGCCGAGGCATCGTCGAGGGCGGCTTCCAAATCCTCTCCGCGGTACCCCGCATCGACGGCAAATCCTCGGCGGAGGACCTGGTCACGGGAGTCTCCAAGTTCGTCGAGCGCTCCCGCAAGACCTGGAAGCACAAGCCCGCCGAAGTCCTCCGCATGCTGCCCCGCGAAGTCAAACCGGACGAGATCCCCACCTGGGAAGACGGCCAGCCCCTCGCGATCGGCATCAACGAGTCCCGACTCGAACCCGTCATGCTCGACCTCGACAACTCCCCGCACCTGATGATCTTCGGCGACGCCGAATGCGGCAAGACCAACCTGCTGCGGCTCATCGTGAAACAACTGCGCCAATCCCAGGCGGAGAAGCCCCCGAAGTTCGTCGTCGTCGACTACCGCCGCACGATGCTCGGCGAGATCGACGACGAGGTCCTCATCAGCTACTCCGCGGGACCAACTGAAGCGGCGAAGGAACTAGTCGAATGCGTTGGGGCCCTTCAACAACGCCTCCCCGGCCCCAACGTCACCCCCGAGCAGCTCCGGGCCCGCGACTGGTGGACCGGCTCCGATGTGTACTTCCTCATCGACGACTACGACCTCGTCATGTCGCAAAAGCCCAACGCGGTACGAGCGCTGCTTCCGCTACTGCCGCAGGCTCGCGACATCGGAGTCCACGTTGTCATCACCCGCCGCATGGGTGGCGCGAGCCGGGCCATGATGGACCCGGTCCTGCAGTCGTTGCGGGACCTGCAAGCTCCTGGCCTGCTGATGTCCGGCTCTCCCAGCGAGGGCTCGGTTCTGGGTGGCAGGGTGAAGCCGATGCCGCAACCCCCTGGACGTGGGATTCTCATGTCGAGGGACGGCAAGGATCTCATCCAGACCGCACTGTCACCGAGCAAGTTCGCATAG
- a CDS encoding WXG100 family type VII secretion target: MVIQANFGSMDGSQAELGTKVEELIQVIEDLMARVNSTEWEADDRNSYQELQEMWNSEDNSLQDVLREIAGQVGTAREGYQSTIAHNAGRF, from the coding sequence ATGGTGATTCAAGCCAATTTCGGCAGCATGGATGGTTCCCAGGCCGAGCTGGGGACCAAGGTTGAAGAGCTCATCCAGGTGATCGAGGACCTGATGGCCCGGGTCAACTCCACCGAATGGGAAGCCGACGACCGCAACTCGTACCAGGAACTCCAGGAAATGTGGAACTCCGAGGACAACAGTCTGCAGGACGTCCTCCGGGAGATCGCCGGCCAGGTCGGTACCGCCCGTGAGGGTTACCAGTCGACCATCGCACACAACGCCGGTCGCTTCTAG